TTGAATTTCCAATACCCGTAACTCCAAAAATAGTTGTAGAGGTCCCAATTATGTATCCAGTTACACCATTGATCATTGCCGTCGAGTCTATgactttttttgtcaaaaatgaGGGTAAATTTTGAATTGTATAAGAAGGCCGGGCCACAAATGAGAAATAGAATCCATACAGGACCACAGAGCAGGCCCAAAAGCTTTGTAATTTTGTCCAAACCGAAGGCCCTTTTAATTTAGATCCGGATGTAGTTGACCGTTGAGGGCATTCTTGTACTTTCGTTcacttttgtaattttctatatttacatatatagTCACATTTCCAAGCTTGATCCAGAATGCATGTTCTCAGAAAACCCAAATTAAGGTGTAATGAATCCATCACTTTCAGTGCTTTGattgaaatttgttttctaCCTAAAACTGCCGTCAGCAGAAGGCAGCAAATTTACCAGAGGATGAAATAAAACTTTGCATGCAACTCATAAACATGAATGGAAACGTTACTTAATTATTGCATGGCACGTAGCTCTTCTCTAACATTGCCAAATCAACCTCTACTCACTTGTTTCCTCACCACGTCGTTTCAGGCTCCTTCTCTTCTCTATCGAACACGACTCAACTTCCTAAGAAAATGAATCCGAGAAGGAGGAGCATCATGATTCATAAATGCCCAACCTAAGCCTATCTTTGATTAAAGGCATGGATTAAGATTTAATGATTGACAATCGATAATCGATACACTTCTAATGGtatttaaaaagaatatatatttacattCGTCGTCAATGCGAACAAAGAATATGTTTTTTAAACGAAAATGCGCACGAAGGATTGATATGTGCATGTCGATGATATACAAAGTATTTATGCACGTGGATCATGCATTAATGACTCACAGTAGTATTCCTTAGTATATAAAAACCTACATCAATTAATGCTTTCTAAACACTCTTACGGGTGTGGACGACTGTAATTAGGATATCTTGTAGTATGTTATTCCAATTacataatatgaaaaagtggcAATATACTTTTTGTCCGTTTGACATTGCTTATTTAAAGtgataaatgatttttttaaaattttaggaaGTTCAATCCGAGtgagatatataattataattataataagaTCGTGAACAATCGCATAAAATTCGGGATGAAAGTGCATTTCAAGCTAGTTTCTCTGGCCTTTTGTACAACTGTCACTGCTCTCTTCCAGGACACCTCAAAGTCACTGAGTAAACTCTATTCTCAAAGTCCACCTCACCTCAGCACAAAGACACTTGTCTACAAAAATCCATGTGGTTGCTTCCTCATCCATCTATAAATTAATCAACAGAACAATAAGCTCATGCATTTCATTACCCTTCTTCAATCAATTCCTGTAATTTTCTATTGAGCAAAAATGTCCACTTCTGTAGTCATCaccaccttcttcttcttattagCCATGGTTGCCTCCACCTTCTGCCTCCAACAGCCAAACCCAATTCAGGTTGCCCTAGATAGGGTTCTTCAAGCCACAAATTGGGTCCAGAGTTCAATTAAATTACATGAATTGGGCAGCGATGATACTTCAAATGATGGTGATGTGGCTCTGAGAGACTGTGCTCAACTATATGATGAGAGTGCGGCTAGGCTCATGGAGTTGCTGTCCAACAATGAGAGTTATAGTGGTGATGACGCACGAACATGGCTCAGTGGGTTGCTTGCCAACCAGAGGACTTGTTTGGATGGCTTGGATGAGAAGGGTTTCAATAAGACTGATGTGCATCGTGTGGTGGCAGAAAACTTGACTATGGTGCTTGGTGAAGCTCTTGCTTTCTATGGGAAGGGTATGCATGAGGGTAAGAGTAAGTATcatcaaattaatatatttggCAATGATAACCATTTTCTTATGGCGGcttgaaatattttaaagaCTAAGGCAACACTTTCATGATTTAATGTGTCCTTTACGTGTAGCGTCACTCAAGTTAAAATGgccaaagaagaagagagaaatatttttaaaagaagttaaacgGACAAAAATGCCCTAattattttgagattttctaagaaattctttatatttgtatgtctttgatttgaaagttgagggatttttctgtctttttaaagaagttttgactttttctaaaaatgagtttttttattactaaaacctaaatttaataatacttaaataacatatattattggATGAAGTTGAGCACGTGTAATCATTAAGCCTAAAATGTGAAAAATGTGATATTTCATACCATATTACAATGTGATTATTAGCTCAAAACCAATAGACAATAGGTGTGGAGATGAGAATTTTTAACTATTAGAATAAAACTTCTATCCTTTGACACCCTAATTAATGTGATTTGAGTTAGAGCATATTGTCTAacatgaatatatattttccgaggataaaaaaacataattaatcATGTATCATCTTGATTGAATCGATCTAATAGGAATTCCTCTATATAAATCCATCTTTTAGGCTAATACTTTCAGGTAAAGCTTGCTAAAATAGGTGAAAACAGTTGTTTGCAACAGGGTTTTTGTAAGTTTAGCTTCAATTTTGTAGTTAGAACTTAGACGTTTAGTTTATACTCAATGTTCTTGATTTAGCTCCACATAATTTGATTAGGCTTCCTCCACCTGTGCATATTGAATTAAATTCTAggttttgataaataaatgatGAATTGAAGAGCAAAATAGTTGGGCTAGGGATGATAATTTGTGATGTCTTTACAGGAGTACCACCAAGGGAACAAGAACCCAAGCCCAAGCAAAATGAAGGTCTTTTAGTATCATGGAGTCCAGGAACATCCAGGGCTGATTTTGTGGTGGCAAAAGATGGTTCAGGAACACATAGAACAATCAATGAGGCTGTAGCTGCACTTGTTCGCATGGGTCACAGGCGACCCCCAAGAGTCATAATCTATGTGAAACCCGGTGTGTATCAAGAGAAGGTGGAGCTTCACAGAAATATAGTAAATGTAATGCTTGTTGGTGCTGGCATTGACAAAACTATCATCACCGGTAGTCACAGCTATCGCGGAGGTTTAACAACTCGAAACTCAGCTACATTCGGTAAGTAATTTAGAGGTTTACGGCTGGCATTATATTTTGATCCTGGTGACCATGAATTTCATGGACAATAATgcaaataaataagtttaagAGTTTTGATTATTTGGTTGGCTATGAATACATTTGGCAGGTGTATCAGGGGATGGTTTTTGGGCAAGGGACATAACATTTGAGAACACGGCAGGTCCCGAAATGCACCAGGCAGTGGCACTGAGGGTGAGCTCAGACATCACAGTGTTCTACCGATGCAGCATCAAAGGGTACCAAGACACACTTTATGTCCACGCGAATAGGCAATTTTATCGCGACTGTCAAATATACGGCACGATTGATTTCATATTCGGTAACGCCATTGCGGTGTTACAAAATTGTGACATTTTTGTGAGGAGGCCAATGAACTCCCAATCGAACATGATCACTGCGCAAGGCCGCGACAAGGAATTGGAGACCACAGGGATTGTAATCCATGGTTGTCGCGTTAGACCTGCACCAGAGTTTGCAAGGGTCAAGGGCTCATTTAGGAGCTATTTGGGCAGGCCATGGAAGAGGTTTTCAAGGACTGTGTTTATGAAAACTGACCTGGATGGCTTGATTGATCCAAAGGGGTGGACAGAATGGAGGGGCAGCTATGGACTTTCAACATTGTTCTATGGGGAGTACATGAATACAGGGACTGGGGCATCAACTGAACAGAGGGTTAAGTGGCCTGGATTTCATGTGCTCAATAGTCCTCAGGAGGCTAGCCCTTTCACAGTTAATAAATTCATTCAGGGACAGTTTTGGCTTCCAGCCACTGGTGTGCCATTCTGGCCTGGAATATAATTAAAGGACCACAACCAAAATATATGTATGTCTACAATATTCAAGCCAAAATATATGAGTAGTAGCTGTTTGATCTTGTAAGAGAATTTATGTGGTTTATTTTCCATCAACTCTTAATAAACTTTTGAACTTCTGATGTAAAATGATATGAAGATAATATGGATTGAAAAGCCttggcaaaaacaaaaggattgAAAAGCCAAAAATATGCTAAAAGTAAGAAACTATTTTCTAAAACTCTTATCTTTTTGCCTTCTTATTTAAGAAATTTTATGGACAATTTGTTGGTAGACCTCACAAGCACATCATCACAACCATAGTATTCAACACAAAAATATACTTTTCAACACAAAAATATACTTTTCAACACAAAAAGCACATCATCACAACCATAGTATTCAACACAAAAATATACTTTTCAACACAAAAATATACTTTTTAAAGGTAAGGGACTTGTAGGTCAAGGATTCAGGGATAATTacttatatttaaatattgtgTTAATTTTGACGagtattataataaaaaaatatactttTTAACGGTAAGAGACTTGTAGCTTAAGTGTTTAAGGATATTTATTCATGtttaaatatcatattaattttgacaagtatcatattatttttagaCCGTAATTTATCTTCCGAGATAAaagttttaaagaaataaccaatgtataaaattataaatacacAAGTTAATTTTTATGTAGTGATATTTTTCCGGACAATATTAGAATAAATTTCAAGTTTAAATATCCTGCTAGTagatttaaaagaaaaaaagaagacttaaaaaaaggagttgataaaaaattttataaatacaGAAATCTCCAACTTCTTTCCCTCTcaactcaaaccctagcccctcTCTGTGACCACTCTGATCTTGAATAACCAGCAATTGACCTCTCCGGTAATCACATCAGGCGGCTCTCGTGAGGTCATTGCTAAAACCATCGAATGCGATTATGGCCGGTGGTTCAGATGTGGCTGAACCAGCTAGCTTGACCTGTGCTAGCTGCGGCAAACCTGCCCAGCTTCAGTATGTAAAATTTCACTTTCGCTTTTTCAATTTCAGCAAGCCTCTCCTTCTATCTGATAATTtcggtaaaaaaattatgataaatTTATGTACTTTTTCTTTGGTGGGTCGAAGACTCATAGCTATTTGTGTTTGGAAAAAGTGAATATGTTGTTTCAAAACATTTGGAAACCTTTTGGAGCAGAGGGTTCCCATTTCAATTACTAAAACTTCAATCTTTGTTCTACTAATTGTAAAATGCTCGATTCTTAGTTTTACTTAGTTTTGTTACTTTGACTTTTATTTGCAGGTGTCCCAAATGTGTGTTATTGAAGCTTCCTCGTGAAACGGCTGCTTTCTGGTTTGTAACAATTTCCTTCTTTGTACTAATGCTAAATTCTAGTGTCATATAGTTTTATTGGCAAAACTTGGTGGTGTGTAGTGATTGTCAGTGAGTTGAGCATTTCAAGTGTTTAACTTCATTCAGGAGTTTTCACACATTGGCACTTGAGTTTAACAATGTACCTTAGATGTGTTCATAGAAGCTTGAAAgtgatttatttgttttttgtgttgatGAAACTTTGCATCTCTTAACAGCACTCAGGATTGTTTTAAGGCTTCTTGGAGCTCTCATAAGTCAGTGCATCTAAAGGCCAAGCCGTCCGAGCCTGGGACAGGTACCCCAGATAATGAAGGTTGGCTATATTGCTTGAAGAAAGGACAGGCTCGAACACCAAAGCTTCCCTATTTTGATTGGACTGGGTATTTCTATGTGTTTTTCTCCCttttatttcatattaatttttgtcAGAGATTTAAGTTTGATGGTTCTGATGCTTggaattatttgttttatatttggaAATTTATGTATCATGGATATGGTGTCAGCTAGGCTATTGCTAGCTGATAGCATTGGATAGaacatatattttcttatttataaCAAACCACAAGTGCTATCAGTTTACTCCTTTTACCTCATTTCATGTCTTGTACATGCGCATTTGAATTTCTTCATGGAAGTTGCTATGTCTTATGCAGGACACTGAGGCCGTATCCTATATCTAGTAAGCGTATGGTACCTGCTCATATTGATCTACCTGATTGGGCAGCTGATGTAAGTTGTAGTTCAAACGACCAAAATTTGAGTAGATATAGTGCTTCATTGGTGATCTAAATGGAAATGAAGTGCTGCATTTTGTTGCCATTTCTACTGTCATTATATTGTTGACCTTATTAAAGAAATCTATTGCAGGGAACTCCAAAAGTTGAGCCCAATAGTGATCTGCAGCATGTTGTCGAGGTAAGCATTTACTAGAAAACCTCATTACCTCATTAAGTCATACATAATGAGTCAGACTTTTTCCTTTCTgggttttccttttcctttatattttattcatttttctttctttccaaatGATGAATGATATATTCTTTTTGCAGATCAAGAAACCGGAACAAATTGAGAGAATGCGAGAAACTTGTCTAGTAAGTGCCAGTtaattctttccttttgttcccctaaagttttgttttgatgaaACAGTATTAGCTTGCTGCATCATATATATACTTCTTTTCATAACGTGCTGCAGGCATCTTTTCACTTCAAACATCTGTTGTATGCCTTTAAACTGAAAAACTTGTTAATGTGTTGCTATACAAGTACTGAATGCTAGACAAAGAGTTGACTCTTTCAAGAAGGATTTTCTCTGTTTGGTTTTTATTAATCTTGCTCTTACATTCGATTTTAAGTTCTTAATTTACTGATATCTTGATGTTCTCGTCATAATTGTTTTGCTAGATTGCAAGGAAGGTCTTGGATAAAGCTGCTAGTGTAATCCGACCTGGTATCACAACTGATGAAATTGATCAGGTGGTCCATGAGGCTACTATTGCTGAGGGTatgtctttttgttttgtgtagTATTCCAATAATTATGTTTCCTTGCCCATTATTGTAATGGTTTATATCTTATACTCATTAAGACTTTGGCCATACCTAGTTGACAtggcaattttttatttttattttttctaattcaagttttattttatttttattttatcccTATTTATTGCTATTTGTCTCTAATAAGATCAGTTGTGTGCTTTGTAGTGGCCATGTTTTATGTATGCATATTTGCATGGTTTATTGTCCAGAATAGAAAATGGCTGTTGTAATGATGTTTTGGCTTTTAACCACTGCAGGTGGATATCCATCTCCTCTCAATTATCATTTCTTCCCCAAGTCCTGCTGCACGTAGGTACTTTTTTGTGTACAATTTCAACGAACTTTATTCAGATTGTATGGTATTGACTTTGTAATTGCATTTTGCTTTTTATCTTTGTTGCAGGTCAGTCAATGAAGTAATTTGCCATGGGATTCCTGATGCCAGGTATGCGTTGTACCTATTCATttgagatttatttattttctttaattttggGAGGGAGGGGACTGAAGGGGGGAAAAAGAATATGGATAAACTGTTTCAGTTAGTATATTTAATATACCTTTGTCTTAAAACACATTATATTGCTGTATATTGTACTTtgcttctttcttgttttgtttatgatcAGTTCAGATTTGGGTTTTGAAGTACTGTTATAATAAAATTGCACTTTGGTAATGTTACTGGACTGGCATAACTAAGTCTTGTTTTGTGTTAGGGGTACATACCTGAGAAATTAAGCTTTCTAGTATTTGGTTAACCGCTAACGCTTTGTTTTGCCtgcatttgtttctttcttctttttaattctACTTCAGAATAATTAactgtttttaaaaaacgaaaaagaTTATAGTTGTTAAAATCCCCTGGATAGCATTTTTGACTTCTTTTATGTTGCATCTTATTGAAACTTTTGCTCCAGGAAATTAGAGGATGGTGATATCGTCAATGTTGATGTGACCGTGTATTATAAAGGCGTCCATGGTAATAAGTGTTCTACACATTTAACATGTAGTTCAACTTTGAGCAAGTTCTTTTCATGAACAAATGTTAAACTGCAGGTGATCTAAATGAAACATACTTTGTGGGAAATGTTGATGAAGAGTCTCAACGGCTAGTCCAATCTACTTATGAGTGCTTGGAGAAAGCAATATCAATTGGTATGTGCACcacatataatataacaattCTAAGAGACTGCCATCCCTCTCGTgtcgtttttgtaaattgtCTTGAGACCCTAAACAAGAATTTGGAACTGACATTAAGAACACAATTTAATAACAGCTTCTTTTTAATAGTTCTTTAATGCATCCGTCACCAAGTGTTGCTTTAACAATCTTGCAATTCAATTGCATCGCATCTCTTTGTTTGGAAGCAATTAGTCTTGCCTTTTGGGAGGATGTAaaattttcatatgtaatGAAAGGTGTTCGAGTAAAATAGTTTACGttgatatttataaaatctgAAAGTAGTCACCTGAATCACCAGAATTCACTGATTGTCATTCTTAAAATAAATGGCCAGAAATTGACGAGTGATCTTTGCTTTTGTAAAATTTTCACTTGTTTCCTagactttttgttttgagggTTTTATATCCTGGATTTTTCATGGGCCCAAGAATATACAGCTTAAAATCGTTGCACATTTTCTCAGCTATCTTATTCATGTATATGTCATAATAATTGTTTTATCCAATATTgattttacattttctttggttcCATGGAAGTTGCAAGTAATCATTCTTGAAATATTTTTGTGGTTATGTTTTTGCTTAATTGTATTAGTAAATTGTGTGAAAATATTTTAGTGATACATGGAATGTTGTCACCTGGTGATAACTGACATGTCGAGAAGTCAGCCTATTTAACCCTGATTTGGACAGTGCActataataatttcaattgttTGCGGATTAAAAgtacaaaaggaaaagattaTTCCtgattgttttttgttgtcgtgtGCAGTAAAACCTGGAATGCGATTTCGTGAAGTCGGTGAAGTCATTAATCGCCATGCGACAATGTCGGGATTCTCTGTGGTAATTTGTAACTTTGAGCTTTGAATTGTgctgcattttttattttaagataTGGCATACAGATTATAGTAATTTTGTATTGCACCAACAGGTGAAATCATATTGCGGTCATGGTATTGGGGAGCTTTTTCATTGTGCACCAAATATTCCCCATTATGCAAGTATGTTCGATAAGGAAGCTtctgtatatatatgaattatacATTTTCTTGCTTGCACCTGTAATGTTTTTTGCCTTAACCAAGCAGGAAATAAAGCTGTTGGTGTGATGAAAGCTGGACAGACATTTACAATTGAACCTATGATCAATGCAGGTATTTTGAAAGTTTGTTTTATGAGCATATGGGCGATAGGTTTCTTCATTTGCTAGCTACATattaacaaacaaaataaaatatggatAGGGGTTTGGCGTGATCGGATGTGGCCCGATGGATGGACTGCTGTTACAGCAGATGGCAAGCGCAGTGCTCAGTTTGAGCACACACTTCTGGTAACTGTGCAGTTTATGTTTCATATGTAATATGTTTTCAACTTATGTAACTGCCACTGCTCCATCATTATTAGAAgacctttttctttattcttttcttaTGTGCATATAGTATTGAAATTCAGTGGAATGATCCGAATTTCAATTTATCATGAAAACCATTTGTGAGACTTGTTCTGGGTTTTAAGGCAGCTCAAGTATTTGTATTCGCTGTAGCATAGCATTATAACTTCCAAGTGGTGTGGATATgatcattaaataaaaaagtttgaTAGATAACACGAATTAGGAAGGAAGATTTGCAGGTTGGACTCAATTGGAGCAGTAAAACAAGTAGCTTAGTAGTTGTCTTGAATCGAATCTGCCATAATTAATCTATCAACATTGGATTGCAATGCCACCCATTGACAAATACAGCACTGAAATTTAATAGGCGAGCTCCTTAGGAACACGGGGACAGTTATTGAATATTGGTGTCAACAAGTTTAATTCCTGGTTAATTGTGTCTGTGCTGAATGCATCTATGTATGCGTCTCTAATTTCATTGTTATTTCTTCCTACATATGTGTAGGTGACAGAGACGGGAGTTGAAGTTCTTACAGCTCGGTTGCCTTCTTCACCCAAAGTGTTCCCTTGGTTAAATGCTTAATGTCTGGTTGCCTCTTGTCTTATTGAAAGTAGCAAAGAGACATAAGGGTGCCCATTCATGGTAATCATACATCGGTATtaacagaagaaaataaaaacttgtgATAAATGTTGCTTCTTCCATTGCCGCTTATGTTGGGTGAGGATATCATGTTTGTAACTTATTGGGTAATAGTTAGTCGATTTTGAGGTTTGGTTAAAGAGTTCttatttgttttccaaattgttaGAAGAGCTATATGAAATCATTATTAAACTATCATCGATTAATAGAATCTGGTGTGTACCAACATGTTCGATGTTCAAACAGCTTGAGTTTCTACAGATTTCTTGAACTCAATGAGATCATTGAGTTCTATTAGCATAAATTCATTCTGCTTGGAACAATCGAGGACTTGTGTATTTGGCAAGTAATACaagttaatattttttttagtgttTAATGTGTTTCTCACCAAACTTAAAATTCTACTTTTGCCCCTATTACTTCATTGATAGAGCCAAAAGGAGAACAATAGTATCAGCCTcgcactttttttcttcttcttctaattctGTACTTAAAACACTTTGCGCTTTCCCTAACAATTCTGATTTTTCGATCTCCTTGTATCTATTgtccaatatttttctttgaattcCCATTTCTaagacttttcttttctttttctgtattAATAACCAATTATCTAGAACAAGGGTAAGTTATGGGAGTAAATTAAGAAGGTAAATCAAGAAACACACAAGGAGGAGGAAATATATAGTGAAAGAACCTGAATTACATAAAGGATTGCATAATAAACAACCAAAATACAATCTGGGCTAAATTAATTGAAATCTTCAAGGTAGACGAAAAAGCCCCCTTGGTCTTGGTGGCACATTGAAGCCGGAGTTGAGGTTTGCTGTTGTAAATAGGAGTTATCAAAGAATCAAACACTTTACTCTTGCAAACAAGACACTCCCTTTGACTCAACAAACAGTACAAACAAGGCCAGCAATATAAATGCCCACAAGAAGTCACAACTGGCTCTCTTGCCATTTTCATGCACATGTTGCAGTCAAAAAATGATGCAGATCTTGGTGGGGACGACAATGGCTCTGACAAATAGTcctcatcataatcatcatctTGATCGTGATCTTGATGAAGGGTTGGATTTGAACCATCCAGAGACAGAGTATAATCATCACTTTCGGGGCTGTCAAACTCATGTTGATCAATTTCATCTTCAAGCAGTGAGCAAACACTGTCATcctcatcaccatcaccatcataatcctcatcatcatcatcgtcataataatcatcatcataatcatgATTATCCCTATGTTCGTACCATTGGTGTGCTGGTTTTGTGACGTGGAAAATCTCATGGGGCAACATGAAACGCATGGGTGGCTTAAGTTGTGTTATACTTTCGTTGTCGGAAGCCATATGAATATAGAAACAAAGCAACGCAAAGAATTGAACAATTAAGAAGCCTTTGAAAAACGAACTCAACAAGAAGAGAAATAGAAGCTATAACTTGTGGTTTCCAGTCTAAAGAGACCTATGTATATATAGGGGAGAGACTTCAGAATTTAAACCGAATCCGACTAGTTTTAGGAGTAGAACGAGGATTTCTTGGTTCACAAGTTTCCAAATCCAACTTACAAGTGacaatctttttgttttttgttttttaaaaagaaaaaaaaggaaaagaaaaatagaaaccTTATCCTATTAATATTAGGAGTAAGACTATGATTTCTTGGTTCCCAAGCTTCCCAATCTAACTAGATGAGTGACAACCTCATTTCCTTGTAGAATTAGGACTTTGTTGCTTTGTATAAATACGTCCTTGTGGAGAAGGTTAATACAACATGCAGAAGTTGCCATAAACAAACACTCAGGGAGGACATAAAATTGTTGAATAAGAATGGGGAAGAGAAAGTCGTCGAGGGCAAAGCCTGTTGCTAAGAAGCGAATGGAGAAGCTTGATACAGCATTCGAATGCGACATTGACATGAAGAACATGATTGGGAGGCTCTCTGCAGTGTTTGCCAAGAGAGTTTCAGCACAACCATCACACCTTTGACTGAACCCATAGACGTCTACAGTGAATGGATAGACGAATGTGAGCGGGTCAACACCATTGTTGTTGCTGATGATCGTCAACACCATTGTTGTTGCTGATGATCATGATGATCGTGCTTAGGAAGCAGATAGgagattttattaatataaattcataatcaAAACTCCAAATCTTTTGTGGTCTGTCTGTAAAACTCCATATCTTTAACTTGTTCccattataaatttataattttgtctCCACCAGtgtcttttaaaatttgtataaaatttaaaaatatatgaaggATGGGCGCCCTAGAGCCTAGAAGATAAccattttaatatataaaaatggcTAGTTTGTGATTTGAATGGCATGGTTTGCTGAAACTGACTAGGATATATATCTTGGTTCACAAGTTTCCAAATCCAACAAGCGACAACCTTCGtgtttaaataagaaaaagacataagaaaaatacaaacctGTGTATTGGGGTGTTACTGCAGCAAGATATTGCATATACTGAAGGCTCACGGTGCGtattttcttgatttaatGTCCATATTGTGTCTTTTTCCAGAGAAAAAACTacaa
The Prunus dulcis chromosome 2, ALMONDv2, whole genome shotgun sequence DNA segment above includes these coding regions:
- the LOC117619000 gene encoding methionine aminopeptidase 1A, which gives rise to MAGGSDVAEPASLTCASCGKPAQLQCPKCVLLKLPRETAAFCTQDCFKASWSSHKSVHLKAKPSEPGTGTPDNEGWLYCLKKGQARTPKLPYFDWTGTLRPYPISSKRMVPAHIDLPDWAADGTPKVEPNSDLQHVVEIKKPEQIERMRETCLIARKVLDKAASVIRPGITTDEIDQVVHEATIAEGGYPSPLNYHFFPKSCCTSVNEVICHGIPDARKLEDGDIVNVDVTVYYKGVHGDLNETYFVGNVDEESQRLVQSTYECLEKAISIVKPGMRFREVGEVINRHATMSGFSVVKSYCGHGIGELFHCAPNIPHYARNKAVGVMKAGQTFTIEPMINAGVWRDRMWPDGWTAVTADGKRSAQFEHTLLVTETGVEVLTARLPSSPKVFPWLNA
- the LOC117618999 gene encoding probable pectinesterase/pectinesterase inhibitor 36, whose amino-acid sequence is MSTSVVITTFFFLLAMVASTFCLQQPNPIQVALDRVLQATNWVQSSIKLHELGSDDTSNDGDVALRDCAQLYDESAARLMELLSNNESYSGDDARTWLSGLLANQRTCLDGLDEKGFNKTDVHRVVAENLTMVLGEALAFYGKGMHEGVPPREQEPKPKQNEGLLVSWSPGTSRADFVVAKDGSGTHRTINEAVAALVRMGHRRPPRVIIYVKPGVYQEKVELHRNIVNVMLVGAGIDKTIITGSHSYRGGLTTRNSATFGVSGDGFWARDITFENTAGPEMHQAVALRVSSDITVFYRCSIKGYQDTLYVHANRQFYRDCQIYGTIDFIFGNAIAVLQNCDIFVRRPMNSQSNMITAQGRDKELETTGIVIHGCRVRPAPEFARVKGSFRSYLGRPWKRFSRTVFMKTDLDGLIDPKGWTEWRGSYGLSTLFYGEYMNTGTGASTEQRVKWPGFHVLNSPQEASPFTVNKFIQGQFWLPATGVPFWPGI